From Bactrocera oleae isolate idBacOlea1 chromosome 4, idBacOlea1, whole genome shotgun sequence:
GCTTGATCGTTACAAGTACAACAACTTTTTCTACTTTTCACATAAAAATTTGGTGGcaaaaacttttgttttcaaatttcgcgccattttttaaattaaccgGTTTCACATTTTTAGTTACGACGATTTCAATTGCATCATTATTCTTTTTTCGTCTTTTCTCTTTTTATGGTTTTCGAAATTTGTACGGCTTTTTCAAGAGCCTGGATACTTTCATCAAGCGTACCCTCCACTTCCAGCATTTTTTTACGCATTAAACGCAGCTTTTCTCTTTGCTAAGGAGAAATCAAATGGATTAAACGAAGGAGAGGTTATTCCAAAATAATATATGTGGGTTTACGGGGTTAAGTGTGTTCATACCTCTTTCAAGAAGTAAATGTTTTCTTCTGCTTTGCCTTTTTCTTCGAAGTTTGTAAACATTctgaaaattaaagtaattgtaaaaatattgcaaaaaatttcatatttttttaagttcacCGAATCGTTTCCAACATGACAATTCTGCTTCTAACATTCCAAACTCGGCAGCATGGGAGCAGCATCATTTTTGGAACGAATTTAATTTTGCCTGAAAAATTTCCAAATCaataagattttatttaaaaagtttacgaacaatttttttcttaaaaattttggtgTTTGTTTACTAAAAGTTTTTCTCTCACAAAAAGTCAAAATACTTCAAATTTTGCCAAAGGGTTCCCAACGTACTAAGAAAGGCTTATGAGCTTAGCAATGGCTTTGTCTAAATGTATGCTGTTAGTATGGATTCTTTGGTACATGCGTATTCAGTTAAACGTGTGACTGATCATTTGGCTAAGGAAACGGCGCTCACAGAAAGAATTCGGGGGGTTTCTCGATcaagataattatgggcaggtAATTTGATCAGACCACCACTAGCCACAACAATGTGAGGCGGACTATTACAAGTGCCCATAATTTTGTTGGGGGCTTTGTGGTGGGGCCCCGTGCGGAATGTCGAATTGTCTAACTGTTTCGCTAGCTCCATCCCCTTATGATCGTTTGACAGACAGGAATGACAAAGATAACTGCACGTTAAAGTCACCAAGTACCAAACGGTTCTCACCAAGAAATGTTGTTAGGGTGACAACCTGTTGGGTAACATGTAAATGGgtggatgtacatatatataataatatctcGACATCGCCTAACCCGATtttgctctggagtccgttaCAGTTGAATTGTAGAAGTTTTATGTGACGCGGGAAAGTAGTTGTGACCCGAAAGTGGAGTAATGGTGTATAATTGGAGGTTTTTGCGGCTGCAGAACCCACAGAATCGGTTGTCGCACAGTCGTGTTGTTCTGCGATGTCTTTGTAAGTACTTGCGTGGGCAGACTACTGCATTAAGGGGAAGCGTAGGACACACTTCCATTCACGACAGAGCAGACTGTGCGAGGGGCCGGGATGATGAAGGTTGTGGATGGGACTAATAAGACTGGGAGACATGCTGCCTACTTGAGTTCTTTGAGACCGTTGCGATCAGTTGGTTGCCTCTCGGCTAGAGTGGCGGAACAGTGCGAGAACTAGCCTTAAGGCCTCAGCAGGTCTATAGATGTCTCCATCCAGTGTGGAATTTCGATCAAGCGTATATGCAACAGAAAAGTTACTCCGGCTCCGTATTAGGCTCAGTGCGGATCAGGCAGATATAGAGCAGCCTAGGCAGGGATTTACGCCAGTGatggcaatatttattttttacttaccgTTCCAAACAGGGTTATATCCTCTAAATAACAGCTCTGGGCCGTATAAAATCCAGGTCtgttccggtaacgtagaaccgggtGTTGTGGGAATTGTACGGATATTAATACATTTTGGTTACGAAGCCCCAAATGACTTGTGAACATTTTCCCGAGTGATATTTTCCTCCTTGACGGGATAAAATGTTGGTACCGATGATAGGGTCCGTTGACAGGACTCCGGTAGGACCTCTCCCATATAGTGTAGTGTATTATGGtggtataataacaacaacctaTACATCATCGTAagtattcttaaatagttatgCGCAAATGTTTGTTAATTAAGTGAAGAATGTGAAGaactaaaaagaaaaatataaaataaaataaaaaaatcaacgaAAACCACATATTTTATCAACTGAACACGTATTTACTTTGAACTTGGGATTTCCAAGACCGAAATCCCCTTTTCTTATCAGCATTGATGTTATAGTCAAAAGCATGCATTTACActtgtttataagtatatatgtatgtgcttctGTATGCGGTAAATCCGAGCACACACATACCCCTGCAGCATAAAGATGCTTGGCTCAGTATAAAAGCGCGTGCAAATAGCAATCACCTAAAACAAAAGTATCTTAGCTTCGAAATAGAAGACACGCTCATAGAACCGTTAAAACACAAcgcaatatatatacaaaatgagATTTTTTGTGCTCTTTGGTTTACTGTTAATAATTGCCGGCATATTTAATGGCGCTAGAGCCTCACGAGACGCACGGTCAGTACGTTCAGGCATAAGACTACCACCAGTGAAGATGGACCGACCAATTATTTACGACGCACCCATCAGAAATGGCAAACCGAAAACTATGGTTGCTTAAAAATGTAGTTAACaacgtttaaaaatatataaataaataaacactcctgagtttcaaattaaaaggtttaatatttttattgcatttgctcaattttatttatatttccattGTGTAAATCGTTCAAAATGTTGAATACTGCAAAATGTTGAATAGCTTTGTAGACGTtgaaaacataacaaaaataaagtatataaaaagtgcaaaataatcggatattgtttgtttttttttggtcttaTACTAAAATTTCGAAagctcttttaaaaaatttgctgcGGCCGTTTAGTGATGTTATAGCTTCTGGCTTCTTGTGTTCACTTCTGAACGTTCTCGAGGAAGGTCTTATGGCGTTGGACAGCTTCTTCGTGTTCCTTGATCTGTTGAGCATGGAATTCAGCTTGGTGGATTTGATCGTTTTTCAAACGGTCGAGTTGTTCCTTTTGCTAAAATGGATAACATAAAACcattaaacaatttattatgcTAAATATAGAATTAACACAAATgcaacaagaaaaacaaaagcaaaaaaaaatactaaactaAAATACTATAACACGATATacccaaaacaaaaaatgtatatatatatatatatatttatatgtatgtcgcTAAAAAATATACACCGTAATTAATGTGTGTTTTCATATATAGTATACAATGTGCATATGTGATCTCCGACACATAAATTTAGATATGTCGTCAAGTCACAGTCAGCTGTGTTTTGGTAAAAGAAATAGACGAGCCTCTTCTTGGCCTAAATAAATCACATGCGTCACACAAcaaattaatgtatgtatatgtaccttCTTGTAGAAGTATTCTTCTTCACGCGCCGCTTCCATTTTGCCGAAAGAACCACCAGCTTCGCGAATCGTGCCACCGCCGCCACCACCTTTGCCAGCACCGCTACCCAAATCGCCAATTTGGCTGTCGCTCATCTTGGCAAATCTGCAATAAACAAAGAAagcatttaaattttgctttttgtataaacagtaaatatgtacatatatcttaaTAATAAACAGGTACAAAAGGCAAAAACAACATATCGTCACCTAGAAcgcaattttcgaaatttagttttttatttaccaatttatcaccaaaattttaatttcaatacgagtagtttttattttatatagttttttcatTTTCCTCAAAACTTATAAAAGGTgatgttaaattatattgaattttaGATGATGATATACTACTACATATAGTTATATGCTGCCTTGTTAAAGAGCACTAAATTTGGTTTAGTGATTGGCTAATATTGCATAACGCAAgagaatttttaagaatttcgcCGAAAGTAATACTTTTTGATCGCGAGAAAAGCAAACGAACCTTATCTTATCCTTCTTatcatattttcaacaaatttatttgtattaaaacgCTGTGCTTTTGTAATACACGAAAATACTTAAATTACATATGCCGGCTGTAGTTTTTTAATGCCTCACTAAGGCAGGGAATACTTACTGCATTCCACTGGGGTAAAGGCGCGCTGCGCTACGACGTACTACGAACATTTTGTATAAAGTATTTTCTGTAAATAAAGAATAGAAAGTAATTAGAACAAATTGATAGCGGATTCAATATTTTAGATCTTTTCTACTATAAATAACTTAATGTTATAATTGCTAAAGTActttttactaataaaaattactctttatatattatttattactcagCAAAATGGTTCACAATTCTTACCAGTTGTcacttttgcaataaaaaaaaacaatgtcaaACTCTTGGCCATCGGAGCTAAATGGAAACTGGGGGCTGGAATGCTGGATATTCCAGGCTTACTATTTTTGTTTCTCACACGACAGATGTCGCGGAGTGTATTAACAGCTGATAACGCTGTCTGTTgaatttctaataataatttgtaaattaatttaaatataactaatatatttaaaaatttcagtatttataataatattttgaagatacaaaaatgttgtattaaacacatttttttatatgtaacacTTCAGGGCAATAAAGAATTGGCAACACTGCTAAATATATGAGAAGAAGAAGTAGCATTACGAGTTGTCAACTTTTCGCAGAAAGCCAAGTTTGGCTAATGCTTGTggaaaatagtaattttttccccttttgttaatattttattaattttattttgtgtaaacCTATCAGGAACAAGttgaataaaataagtaaacaagcACTTTAGTGTAAAATGGTGGAAACTGACGATGCAGCTGAGCTTCTTTTCTTCGACACTTTTTCGCACGAAGTGGACACGGTAAGCAAACGGTTCTTATAGTAGTTTAGCGTTTAATGAAATGCGTTTTCTTCAAACAACACCGAACTGTATTTCAACATTCATTGCTTTAGGATATCAATCTCGATCTTGTGCAATTCCCAAAGCCAGTATATATTACACAAGTACGTATAATACCATTGGGAGCACGCGTACAAGCCGATTTCCCCGGTGGTGTGCGCCTTGGGGCCACAAATCCCTCCAAATTTGATATTGAGTTTTTCGTCAATGATTTGGGCATGCCGGGTGCCTCGACATTTGAAAATTTAGGACAATTGAAATATAATCAAAACGATTGCATTCACTTAGAATGCACCCATGAGAAAATACCTACAGATGGTTTAGTCTTACGTGGCTGGTATAGTACAATTACTTTGgctgtatatggtatattaacaaattcgatGAATGAACCAATTGCCAGTCCACCACCGCCACCTTGTGAACCAGCTGGTCCCGAAGAGATTTGCAATTTAAGTGGTAGCGGAGAAACACGTGAACCCAGCATACCCGAGGAGACCAGCAAAGATGAATGGAAAGAACCCCTACCAAGTGAAGTACCATCTGCACACAAGACGAATCTTAGTGATTTTGAGCGTGATGAATTAGAATATGGCGTTGGGCGTGGCGGCGAGCATTATCAACATTCGGGAGACGAACGTGAACGTGATATACGCAAGACTTCGCATTCCTCGGAACGTTCATTGCCGTCACGTAATCGCACGCACTCGGAGAGCAATGAAAGGGACTATGTGCGGTGAGTTGTGATTTGTTGctaatttacttttataatttatacatatatatatatatttttttgcttttcagtTCACGTGGTGAACGCGAACGTGAAAAAGTATCGCGAGATTGGTCACGCAGCCCAGAATATTTACGCCATTCGCGACACAAACGTTCTGAGCGTTCACGCTCCGACGCCGAGGAGTCACACAAGTGGCCACCACGCACACCACCTGCATCGATTGATTCACCCACACGTCCACGTTCGCCTGACACCATGGAGTACTCAGAGGATGATGCACATTATAAACTTAAAACGCGTAGTTATATGCGTTCCGATGAATCACTGACAAATGGGGCAGCGGATACGCAACCTTTGGACGATGACGAAACACCCGGTACGCCCGGCGAACAATACGAGCCCATACTCAGCGATGATGAGATTATCGGTGATGACGATTCCAATAATGCGATTGAGCAAGTTATGGGCGATGATTTCGAAGCAGAACTGTTGGCTGCCGCTAATGCAGCTTTGCCagccatacaagaatttgatccGTTCACAATGCCTATTACACGTTACGATAGTGATTTGCAAGCGCTATACCACAAGGAAGTAGACACACTATTCATTATAATGGAAAAGTTTGATGTGCAAACGAAATGCGTAAGTGTAGACGCTTTCAATGATCCGACTACCACAATAGAGGAGCGTGAGAATTTTGTCTATTTAAGCGAGCAGCTAATCAACCATTTGTCTTACatttggcaaaatttcaaacgacgcaattttgtgctaaaaaagtttttctcaaacgatgcaaaatatttgctaaaatcctttaatatattaaaaattgcttTAGAATTCGAATCGGCTTGCCTGCAACAGCAACCGGCTTTCAAGATACGTCACATAAAAATAGGTGCACGCCTCACCGAGCTCTTTGCATCGGCGCCGCAGTTCTTGGAGTATCTGCTACAAACGCAAAACTTTGATCCATTCGCCGCGCTCTTCAAACTCTACCAAGAGAAATATATGGCGGTATCCATCAAGTTAATGTTGCTCAAAGCCATCTATGCTTTGCTAGGTACTAAGGAAGGCATACGCCACTTTTTGGTTGGTGGCAAACTCGGCGGCTATCAATTGCTCTTCTATACGCTGAAAGAATCGCGTCTCACGCGCACAAAAATCGCTTTGCAAGCGATCGTCAAGAAGTTGCACTTGTACGAGGCGCTCGAATGTGTACGTGAAAATTGCAGTAAACTCTTCGTGCTCACCAATTATACACCAGCTGCACCGGTAGAACAATATGTCGCCATCGAACATGCGATTGCACAAATTATGGACGCGTTGACGCAGAATTCATTGTCTTACCAACAACCGAAACGATTTCTACCCGCATCTAAGAAATTCGAAATCGCCATTGATACGGCGGCGCAGCGTAGTTTCGCCAACGATTTGCAGTCCTACTTCGTGCTACATACACTGGGCGAATCGCTGCTGCTATTGCTGGTCAATGCCAATGCGTTGCCACCAACGCTGCTGCTGCGCGTGTTGGATTTACTGCAAGCAATGTTGCAGACACATGTCGGTGTGGATTATTTTGTGGACGATTGCTTTGAAACTACGCGACTGTTAGTGGCGGTGTTGCTGGGTATTGATGATGTGCCCGAAGATGCGACGCCCACCGAGGAAGAGGACTTCAAAAGTAAGTGGTGCacattaattcattttttttttaataatttttttttttttattataatttttttttataataatttttttttacaataactttttttttataatttttttttttataatttttttttataatacttttttttatattttttttttatgataatattttttttataatactttttttataatattttttttttatgataatatttttttttataatattttttttaataattgttttttattttaataataatattgttttttttttaataatattttttttttttttttaatattttttttttttttaataatatttaccgTTTCCTTTGCAATTTTAGTGAAAGTGAGCGAGGAACTCACACAACCGAAGCTGGAAACTGAAAATGTTGATGCCGCCGACAAACAGGCCATTAACGACAGCGCTTCCACAACAATGTCCGAGACGCAGTCGAAAGCTAAAGACACAGAGGAGCCCGCAAAGCAGTCGGAGAAAGTTGCATCATCCCAAGAGTCAACACCAGCGCGTCATGAAGCGTCTACACAGCCGCTGCGCAGACCTTTGCTACATCGCCTGCAACAAATCGGCGTAGAGTTGGCTTACAAAGTGCAAACACGCTATCATTTAGATGCCGTTATGCATTTAACACGCGCCGAACAGTATGATATCATACGCCTAGCGACACATTTGCATGCGCTCTACTCGCAGACGTGTCAGTCACCCGGACGCCAGCACACCGTCGAAGTGATCGGCTTGAACAACAACATGCAGTTCTTTATGGACCTCATACAGAAAGAGCAACGCTTACAAGCGCAGCGTCAACTTGCCTCACCGGGCACTAAATACAAGAGTCCGGTGCTGAGCTATGCGGTGGATATGGTGGATTGTTGCGTGCGCCATTGTGAGCAGCTGGACTATCTGATTGAGCATGGTCAGAATATATTCGAATTGGCGAAGAATCATGAAACTTTCGAACCCTCAGTATCGGCCGTGCTGCAGGAGCTCTTTGTTTTCTTGAAACCATCAGAAGCTATACACATCTTCGCTTACGACAATATAACGCCACTCGTCGAAGTGATTACTCGTTCCATGGAGTATATAACCACTTTTCCGGGTGATCTAATTATGGGTTTGCGCATATTGCGTCACTTGGCTATCGGTTCCGATAGCAAAGCATTCCGCAGCTCACAAACCGAGGAGCTGAAACATCGTTTTGTCACGCTGCAATTCTACACCGCCGATGGCGTACAAACAATTATACAAATCTTAGAGAAATTATGCTCGTACTTCGAGCAACCGGGCCTGCATACGCCAGCGCTGATGACGCTACAAGGTCTGCATTGTTGTCAGATAATATTGCCTGCCTTGCAGGTGCTACGCGCTATGCTCTCGTTCGCAATAAAGTGTCGCGATGCAGAATTTAAGGATCTAACCGCCATCGATCACCTGATGAAAGCATATTTCCTCTTGCACTATTTCCCCGCTGGTAGTCAAGCGGCCCAGGCAATCGCTGAGGCCAAACATGAGATCATACAAATCTTCCTGGCCTACACACAGCCAAATGAACAGGATGAGGAGTCACTGCATAAGTCATTATGGACGCAAATGATTAGAGAAATATTGAAGAACATCGATGGACCCTCCACCTTCCTGCCAGGTgcgtattattaatatttatacgcTGAACGGGGTATATAAAGTCTGCTACGAGTGTTGTTATTCCTAAGATAACTTCGGAGaccatataattttatatttttaaaagaccAGCGTGATCAGCTTAGCCGCAGTTAAagtttttctttccttttttttctctttaatttactttcaatttataaaacttttgcGTTTACAGGGTTGCATGTGCTGGCTGAGTTGCTGCCACTGCCATTGCCCATGCCGCTGCCCGCCGCGGTGCACGTACCCGAAACGCAGAGTCAACGTTTGATCACCGAACGCAAACTGTGGTCTGCTCATCTGCATCCGCTTAGCGCTCAAATCGCCAAACTGATTGAGACTATTGCACCCACCACCTTTCCGCCTTTGGTGGATCTCATGACAAAGGTGTGTCTACAACTCGCCGACTTGGCGCCTAACATGACGCTGCTCATCTCGAAAACACTCAGCGATTTGCTCTGTGCCGAATGGCAGTCAGCTGCGGCAACACCGACTGCGCAATTGGCACGCCTGTTGAATTTCTTTGCGCGCCTAACCTCATTCGCGGCGTTGAAAATTTCCTCCATCACTATACTCAACGGCAAGCTATGGGAACTCTTTCAGTCGGTGCTCTGCTATACGGGCGCTGCCTCCTTAGAGGTGGTACAGCGCGCCCAGTTAGccatacataatattttaagaagTTTCCTAGATCCGAGCATTTCTTTTGTTTCGCCGAAATCAACAGCATTGCCAGAGTTGAATTTGGCCGCGGCATTGCCGGCGAAAGAGCTAATACCGCGCATAATTGAGGCCACATTGACTAACCTTTTTAATAGCGATGCGCAACAGCAGGTGTGTGAGTCGGCGCTGAACAACTTGAATTTGCTAACGGAACTTGAGTGAGTTTGCtgttcttttttatatatttgatattttcaactAACCTTTTTCGTACGCCTTTCAGCATTACGATGCACCACTTGACGCAGCAGCTAAAGCAAAGACGCACCGACTTTCAACAGTGGCTTGACAAATTCCTTAACGTTGTTGAAGGCGTTGAGGTGCGTCTCGCCTCCATTGAACTACTCATAAATTTACTACATTCGCTTACACATATTGCCGactatttacaacaacaaaaaacgttacCCAAACGCAGCTTAAAGTTGTCTACAGCGGAGCTTCACCATCTACTTGGCTACCAAAAAAATGCCACGCCCACACTAATGCAACGTTTGAGCGACGCGCAGATAAAATGTAAAGATAAAACGCCAACACAAATAAAATCAGAAGATGATAGTACTTCCGCCAGCAAGTTACTTACTGAAATCACCATCGAATTGAACGCCACTGACGCTAGCGCAAGCGCAGAGAGTGAAGACGACAACAGCGCCATCGGCGCCCATGTAACTGAGCCAACGCTGCCACAAAGTGAGGGCATAGTCATGCAATTCGCTGCGCGCCCGATTTTCGTAGAAGTCGACGCGGCAGCAGATGAGCCACAACTGTTAGCGCGTTATTGGTTGCAGGTGGATTGTATAGATTGGGATGATGGTAAATATGAGCGCGTCGCTTGCGATCTCACCGAATTGGCTGCAGAGTATTTAGCGTCCGAAACAAATCTCACAACCGATTGTAAGCGCGTGTTGCACTTGTCCGCATCGCCGCAATCGAATCGTGAGCGCACACCCACCGCACCCTGCTTCCGTACGCGTCGTGTCGAAGTGGAGCCGAGCACAGGCCGACCGGAGAAGAAAATTTACATAACGCCAGTACGCGGACGTGGTTTCGCACGCGCGCCACCCTCACGCGGCGATCTCTTCCGCTCGCGTCCGCCTAACACATCGCGTCCGCCTTCTTTGCATGTCGACGATTTCCTGGCATTGGAGACTTGCGGCGCGCAACCTACCGGCCCGACGGGCTACAACAAAATACCGCCTATGATGCGCGGCTCACGCGTCGGCCGCAATCGCGGCACACGCATATCGACGGCAGCAGCGTTTCGGTGAGTAAAACTATAAGCGACTTGAAAAAACGAAAACCATTTAAATATTAGTTCACTTTACAGCAAATCCAAGGTGATGCGCACCGCATCGCCGTCAACCTGGGCCGAAGGCGGCTCACCACATTATCGCAGCGCCACCACCGAACCGCACTTTGGCGATACACATTACTCGAACAGTGCGCACTTCAGTGGGCGCTCACGCGGCCGTGGCGGACGTCCTCGTCCCTACCTCCGTTAGAGTTTAAGCACATGCGTTGGCAAATAATTTAAGTTGaattactctttttttattaaaaaaaaaaaatacatacatacatacataactaaatTGCGTCTTTCCATTAATCACCACACACTTATACCGTCACCACAGTCGTAAGTCGCACATCGTGCGGCTCAAGTGGCAAAGTGCCCTCCTCAACGATTTGTTCGCGGAATGCCAGCGCCATCAGTATCGGCTTCTTCTCAGGATAAGTATCGAAATGCCGCTTTAGGAAACCATCGTAATAACCCATGCCATGACCCATACGATCGCCGCTTAGCGTAAACGCCACACCGGGCATCAAGAATAAATCAATGCCGCGTCCTACATAAAGGTAAATGCAACAACACACATTAAAACACACATAGTAGAAATCACGAAAAGAATCCAACATTTCACTAATTTTACGCACCATTTGTCAAGGCGCTCTCACGTCCATCCTTAATGCTTGGCTGTTTAATGTGCCATTTGGTTAGCGGCAAGGACTCATAGTCGGTCCAGTCTTTGACGCGCACCATTTCCATCAGTCTGCCATAGTAGGTGGGCACAAAAACATTCTTCTGCTGATTGAAGAGCTCACGCAGCAGCGCCAATGTGTCGACTTCGCTGCCAGTGCTGAGGTAGATGCTCACATGCTTTGCCTGACGAAATGCCTCGGAAGCGATTACCTgcaagttattaaaatttaaaattttgctataaatgtatttttgtacACTGTGCTGTTATCTTATACCTTCTCATAAATTGCCTTCGACTGCTCCACTATAGACTCGGCGCTAATCGCCGGTATGACTTCTGTCTTCATGCGTTGTCGCAAGATTTTCTTCAAAGGATTTCCAATTGCACTAGCCATATTTCTAATTAAGTacttaaatataagaaaaataatataataataattatctaTATCCTTTAGCTTGTCTTGCGTGCTCTTCGCTCTGACTTGTGTAAAATTGTACTATCACTAAAACTcaaaatttgcacgatttgatGATATTTTATATGTCTAATCTGCGTGTTTTCAAACTAATGCCGCGTTTCTTATCTCCTTCTACTACATGTACATCCACTTTGCTGCCGGGGTTATCACTTCAAATTTTGAGCAGTTTacaggttttttttgtttgttttgtttttgcgcagGCCTTATGTTTGTCGTCTAAAAGCACATACACCTATTTACATTTGTGTTGTTTTGATCATAAATCAttgaaacttttataaaaacttcCCCCGGTTCGCTCCAGGTGCTTATTGTTTTcgaactatataatatatacaatatatatatacagcaaTATTAGATCCGAAAGAAAATTATTTCCTTTATATAGTTGAATTTTGTTACTGATAAACGCACTTAAATTTTGCATGCCTAGGTAATCCCTGCCTTCAATGAGTGTGCCATAAACAAGCAATGAtctcaaaataaacaaacagtaaataaaattgataagaGAAAAGTTTCCCGCGTTTAATGGTGGTCCAAAACAATTTATACCCCGTCATTATTTAATAGAGAATACAGATTGTTTAAGTTAAAGGCGATAAAGTGTTAAAGGCGATTTTTAAAGAGTCATAGAGAAAGCCACACATATTTCCGTAGCAACATAAGCACAGCTCGCGCTTATCATAAATACGG
This genomic window contains:
- the vir gene encoding protein virilizer isoform X1 codes for the protein MVETDDAAELLFFDTFSHEVDTDINLDLVQFPKPVYITQVRIIPLGARVQADFPGGVRLGATNPSKFDIEFFVNDLGMPGASTFENLGQLKYNQNDCIHLECTHEKIPTDGLVLRGWYSTITLAVYGILTNSMNEPIASPPPPPCEPAGPEEICNLSGSGETREPSIPEETSKDEWKEPLPSEVPSAHKTNLSDFERDELEYGVGRGGEHYQHSGDERERDIRKTSHSSERSLPSRNRTHSESNERDYVRSRGEREREKVSRDWSRSPEYLRHSRHKRSERSRSDAEESHKWPPRTPPASIDSPTRPRSPDTMEYSEDDAHYKLKTRSYMRSDESLTNGAADTQPLDDDETPGTPGEQYEPILSDDEIIGDDDSNNAIEQVMGDDFEAELLAAANAALPAIQEFDPFTMPITRYDSDLQALYHKEVDTLFIIMEKFDVQTKCVSVDAFNDPTTTIEERENFVYLSEQLINHLSYIWQNFKRRNFVLKKFFSNDAKYLLKSFNILKIALEFESACLQQQPAFKIRHIKIGARLTELFASAPQFLEYLLQTQNFDPFAALFKLYQEKYMAVSIKLMLLKAIYALLGTKEGIRHFLVGGKLGGYQLLFYTLKESRLTRTKIALQAIVKKLHLYEALECVRENCSKLFVLTNYTPAAPVEQYVAIEHAIAQIMDALTQNSLSYQQPKRFLPASKKFEIAIDTAAQRSFANDLQSYFVLHTLGESLLLLLVNANALPPTLLLRVLDLLQAMLQTHVGVDYFVDDCFETTRLLVAVLLGIDDVPEDATPTEEEDFKMKVSEELTQPKLETENVDAADKQAINDSASTTMSETQSKAKDTEEPAKQSEKVASSQESTPARHEASTQPLRRPLLHRLQQIGVELAYKVQTRYHLDAVMHLTRAEQYDIIRLATHLHALYSQTCQSPGRQHTVEVIGLNNNMQFFMDLIQKEQRLQAQRQLASPGTKYKSPVLSYAVDMVDCCVRHCEQLDYLIEHGQNIFELAKNHETFEPSVSAVLQELFVFLKPSEAIHIFAYDNITPLVEVITRSMEYITTFPGDLIMGLRILRHLAIGSDSKAFRSSQTEELKHRFVTLQFYTADGVQTIIQILEKLCSYFEQPGLHTPALMTLQGLHCCQIILPALQVLRAMLSFAIKCRDAEFKDLTAIDHLMKAYFLLHYFPAGSQAAQAIAEAKHEIIQIFLAYTQPNEQDEESLHKSLWTQMIREILKNIDGPSTFLPGLHVLAELLPLPLPMPLPAAVHVPETQSQRLITERKLWSAHLHPLSAQIAKLIETIAPTTFPPLVDLMTKVCLQLADLAPNMTLLISKTLSDLLCAEWQSAAATPTAQLARLLNFFARLTSFAALKISSITILNGKLWELFQSVLCYTGAASLEVVQRAQLAIHNILRSFLDPSISFVSPKSTALPELNLAAALPAKELIPRIIEATLTNLFNSDAQQQVCESALNNLNLLTELDITMHHLTQQLKQRRTDFQQWLDKFLNVVEGVEVRLASIELLINLLHSLTHIADYLQQQKTLPKRSLKLSTAELHHLLGYQKNATPTLMQRLSDAQIKCKDKTPTQIKSEDDSTSASKLLTEITIELNATDASASAESEDDNSAIGAHVTEPTLPQSEGIVMQFAARPIFVEVDAAADEPQLLARYWLQVDCIDWDDGKYERVACDLTELAAEYLASETNLTTDCKRVLHLSASPQSNRERTPTAPCFRTRRVEVEPSTGRPEKKIYITPVRGRGFARAPPSRGDLFRSRPPNTSRPPSLHVDDFLALETCGAQPTGPTGYNKIPPMMRGSRVGRNRGTRISTAAAFRSLYSKSKVMRTASPSTWAEGGSPHYRSATTEPHFGDTHYSNSAHFSGRSRGRGGRPRPYLR